From Triticum aestivum cultivar Chinese Spring chromosome 4A, IWGSC CS RefSeq v2.1, whole genome shotgun sequence, a single genomic window includes:
- the LOC123085947 gene encoding armadillo repeat-containing protein 8, translated as MPATASGGARAEEAASALSLSSSAPFCMGTRPEELAARLVAGGPGGVGGPGGGRGEGGEGEHERVLALREIKNQIIGNRTKKLLYLRLGAVPAVVAALAEPGASPAALVQAAAAAGSFACGVDDGARAVLAAGAVGHLTRLLAHPDDKVVDACARALRMIYQSKQAPTFDVNNEKNMDFLLSLLDSENENVTELAANIISYSCNSNTEQLALCGAGVPQKLVSLFGGSMNLRDACLESMTAIIRNNWEVASRFASMDHGKAFRSIVALIHDRSPRTRLLACLCLIALGHASPCHFLDRQIKTKLILVLLELIEEPGHVGDEAPLALTTLIKDSVELQKQAFSTNAVAKLSNHLLANTSQTRRAVTILLALAELCSKQEESRSQLLSGQVSTLILDALKHDCADIRVAACSCLKNISRSSKVLSAGRLSCDTVIAPLVQLLYDSSTSVQIAALGAICNIAVNLTPRKSVLLHSGVVSQLVHLSKSMDPTLRLKSVLALRNIMFLMNPKDKDLILKELTVSTLSSLICDSEHSVQEQTLALVQNLLDGYVDSVNYVTGEDGMVINAISRQLNSASATGVCIQGMLVLANMAAGNELNKEAVMDVTVPHRADRIKPSFVVNFLQSKDKQLRVATLWCILNLIYPNSDSSSTRVARLQNAGVISQVKNMINDPCLDCKLRVRMVLEHCLDNATAGFM; from the exons ATGCCggccacggcgagcggcggcgcgcgggcggagGAGGCAGCATCGGCGCTTTCGCTGTCTTCCTCCGCACCTTTCTGCATGGGGACGCGGCCGGAGGAGCTCGCGGCCAGGCTGGTGGCCGGGGGCCCCGGCGGCGTCGGCGGGCCAGGAGGAGGACGCGgagagggaggggagggggagcACGAGCGGGTGCTCGCGCTGCGCGAGATCAAGAACCAGATCATTGGGAACCGGACCAAGAAGCTCCTCTACCTCCGCCTGGGCGCCGTGCCGGCGGTCGTCGCGGCGCTGGCCGAGCCCGGCGCGTCTCCGGCCGCGCTCGTccaggcggcggccgcggcggggaGCTTCGCTTGCGGCGTGGACGATGGCGCGCGGGCCGTGCTTGCTGCTGGCGCCGTGGGGCACCTTACGCGGCTCCTCGCCCACCCCGACGACAAG GTTGTCGATGCATGTGCCCGTGCTCTCAGAATGATATATCAATCAAAACAAGCTCCAACGTTTGATGTCAATAATGAGAAAAATATGGACTTTCTTCTTTCCCTTTTGGACAGCGAGAACGAAAATGTTACTGAGCTGGCTGCTAATATTATATCATACTCTTGCAATAGCAATACAGAACAATTAGCACTATGTGGTGCTGGAGTTCCACAGAAACTTGTTAGTCTTTTTGGAGGTTCTATGAATCTACGGGATGCTTGCTTAGAATCTATGACTGCAATCATAAGAAATAACTGGGAAGTTGCTTCAAGGTTTGCATCAATGGATCACGGAAAAGCTTTCCGTTCAATAGTTGCGTTAATACACGATCGGAGCCCGCGCACAAGGCTACTTGCTTGTCTGTGCTTGATTGCACTTGGTCATGCTTCTCCCTGTCATTTTCTGGACAGACAAATTAAAACGAAGTTGATTCTGGTCTTACTTGAGCTCATTGAAGAACCTGGTCATGTGGGAGATGAGGCTCCCTTGGCACTAACTACGCTTATAAAGGACAGTGTGGAACTGCAGAAACAAGCCTTTTCAACAAATGCAGTTGCGAAGCTTAGCAACCATTTGTTAGCAAATACATCGCAGACAAGGCGGGCAGTGACCATATTGCTTGCTTTAGCTGAACTTTGCTCAAAACAAGAAGAGTCAAGATCTCAACTTTTGTCAGGCCAG GTATCAACATTGATACTTGATGCGTTGAAGCACGATTGTGCGGATATTCGTGTTGCAGCATGTTCATGCCTGAAGAATATTTCTAGGTCATCGAAG GTGCTTAGTGCAGGCCGCTTATCCTGTGATACAGTTATTGCCCCCTTAGTCCAGCTTTTGTACGACTCATCTACTTCAGTTCAG ATTGCTGCCCTGGGTGCTATTTGCAACATTGCAGTGAATTTAACACCCAGGAAATCGGTTCTTCTTCATTCTGGGGTCGTCTCCCAACTTGTTCATTTATCCAAGTCGATGGATCCAACATTGAGACTAAAATCTGTGTTGGCTCTGAGGAATATTATGTTCCTTATGAATCCCAAGGATAAAGACCTCATTCTGAAGGAGCTAACTGTATCTACTCTCTCAAGCCTCATATGCG ATTCTGAACATTCTGTTCAGGAACAGACCTTAGCGCTGGTACAGAATCTTCTTGATGGATATGTGGATTCTGTTAACTACGTCACTGGTGAAGATGGCATGGTTATAAATGCAATCTCAAGACAACTGAACAGCGCGTCTGCCACAGGAGTTTGCATCCAG GGTATGTTGGTGCTTGCAAATATGGCAGCTGGGAATGAATTAAACAAGGAAGCTGTAATGGATGTTACTGTTCCTCACCGGGCAGATCGCATCAAACCATCTTTTGTGGTCAACTTTCTGCAGAGCAAGGATAAACAATTGAGAGTTGCAACCTTGTGGTGCATTCTGAACTTAATTTACCCAAACAGTGATTCTTCATCTACTCGAGTAGCCCGACTCCAAAATGCTGGTGTAATCTCACAAGTAAAAAACATGATAAATGACCCCTGCTTGGATTGCAAG CTTAGAGTACGTATGGTGCTTGAACACTGCTTAGACAATGCCACTGCCGGTTTCATGTGA